A section of the Pseudanabaena mucicola str. Chao 1806 genome encodes:
- a CDS encoding beta-ketoacyl-ACP synthase III, with protein sequence MTNTESSLLGVRFIGSGSAVPDRVLTNQDLAQMVDTNDEWISSRTGIRERHIADGENDSVANLAAKAAQQAIAAAGLQPENIDLIILSTSTSDDLFGTAGRVQKILGAERAVAFDLVAACSGFVFGLVTASQYIRTGVYKNVLLIGADVLSRWVDWQDRRTCILFGDGAGAVVLQSSSQNSLLGFEMRSDGKGNDLLNINYLGRSTFHPITMNGQEVYRFAVRRVPEVIEKSLHHAGLAVNDLDWLIMHQANQRIIDAVVNRFGIDPAKAVSNMGKYGNTSAASIPIALNEWVKADKIQKDNLIAIAGFGAGLSWGSAVFRWG encoded by the coding sequence TTCTGCCGTTCCTGATCGCGTATTGACCAATCAAGACCTTGCCCAGATGGTAGATACCAATGACGAGTGGATCTCCTCGCGGACAGGTATCAGAGAGCGCCACATTGCCGATGGTGAGAATGATTCAGTAGCTAACTTAGCGGCTAAAGCTGCTCAACAGGCGATCGCCGCCGCAGGTTTACAGCCCGAAAATATTGACCTAATTATTTTATCTACTTCTACCTCTGACGATTTATTTGGTACGGCAGGGAGGGTGCAAAAAATCCTAGGAGCAGAGCGAGCTGTTGCTTTCGATCTGGTGGCAGCCTGTTCAGGATTTGTTTTTGGTTTAGTGACTGCCTCCCAATATATTCGTACAGGTGTTTACAAAAACGTTTTGCTAATTGGGGCAGATGTTCTCTCGCGTTGGGTCGATTGGCAAGATCGGCGCACTTGTATTTTGTTTGGTGATGGTGCGGGAGCCGTGGTTTTACAATCTAGCAGTCAAAATAGCTTGCTAGGCTTTGAGATGCGAAGCGATGGTAAGGGTAATGACTTGCTCAATATCAATTATCTTGGACGTAGTACCTTCCATCCGATTACGATGAATGGACAGGAAGTTTATCGGTTTGCGGTGCGGCGTGTGCCAGAGGTGATCGAAAAGTCCTTGCACCATGCTGGTCTAGCAGTTAACGATCTGGATTGGTTAATCATGCATCAAGCCAATCAACGCATTATTGACGCAGTGGTCAATCGCTTTGGAATTGATCCTGCTAAAGCAGTGAGCAATATGGGCAAATATGGCAATACTTCGGCTGCTTCAATTCCGATCGCCTTAAATGAATGGGTCAAAGCAGACAAAATTCAAAAAGATAATTTAATTGCGATCGCAGGTTTTGGAGCAGGGCTAAGTTGGGGTTCGGCGGTGTTTCGCTGGGGTTAG
- a CDS encoding rubredoxin, with amino-acid sequence MEPESINTETSDAETKPVLNITIVEAPEVKEEPHRHECGVCGYIYEPSIGDAKRNIPAGTPFEEIAEDWRCPVCNTKKKSFSDIGVASKPSGFTENLGYGFGVNVLTPNQKNLLIFGSLALAVIFFISLYALD; translated from the coding sequence ATGGAACCCGAATCAATCAATACGGAAACTTCTGACGCAGAAACTAAACCAGTACTCAATATCACCATAGTCGAAGCCCCAGAAGTCAAAGAGGAACCCCATCGTCATGAATGTGGCGTATGCGGCTATATATACGAACCATCAATCGGTGATGCTAAACGGAATATTCCTGCGGGTACGCCCTTTGAAGAAATCGCCGAAGACTGGCGCTGCCCTGTCTGTAACACTAAGAAAAAATCATTCTCAGATATTGGTGTTGCTTCCAAGCCTTCAGGATTTACTGAGAACCTTGGCTATGGTTTTGGCGTAAATGTCCTGACACCTAACCAAAAAAACCTACTTATATTTGGATCATTGGCACTTGCTGTCATTTTCTTTATCAGTCTTTACGCACTCGATTAA
- a CDS encoding photosynthesis system II assembly factor Ycf48 encodes MKQSIKRFLSSLFVCVLICVSLLGVAMPSASANHGNWHKVELPVAITPLDLWFDKYEPNHGWLVGTDATLLESTDGGKTWEERKLDLGDGIYRFSSISFSGNEGWITGQPALLLHTTDNGQSWSRIGLSSKLPGDPFKIVAQGRNSAEMVTDLGAIYSTQDGGQNWKALVTQAVGNARNIYRSDDGRYVAISANGNFYSTWQPGDMTWIQHNRNSSRRVQNMGYTPDNRLWMLNRGGQVQFSEVGEFDKWEKKQTPKDGGGFGLLDLAYQDGNNVWISGGSSRLLHSEDGGKTWKRDGSAANAGANLYKLYFFSKDRGFVVGQNGTLLAYSPD; translated from the coding sequence ATGAAACAAAGCATAAAACGCTTTCTTAGCTCTCTATTTGTTTGTGTATTGATTTGCGTATCTTTATTAGGCGTAGCAATGCCTAGTGCCTCGGCAAATCATGGTAACTGGCACAAAGTGGAGCTACCTGTAGCCATCACCCCGCTTGATCTCTGGTTTGACAAATATGAACCCAATCACGGCTGGCTAGTAGGTACTGACGCAACTTTGCTGGAGTCCACCGACGGAGGCAAGACTTGGGAAGAGCGTAAACTCGATCTAGGTGATGGCATCTACCGTTTCTCGTCAATTAGTTTCTCTGGTAACGAAGGTTGGATTACAGGTCAGCCTGCACTCCTGCTACATACCACTGATAATGGTCAATCTTGGTCACGGATTGGGCTTAGTTCCAAACTCCCTGGCGATCCCTTTAAGATCGTGGCTCAAGGTCGTAACTCTGCGGAAATGGTTACAGATTTAGGTGCAATTTACAGCACTCAAGATGGGGGGCAAAACTGGAAAGCATTAGTTACCCAAGCCGTTGGTAATGCTCGTAATATCTATCGCAGTGATGATGGTCGTTATGTAGCGATTTCGGCAAATGGAAACTTCTATTCCACATGGCAACCAGGAGATATGACTTGGATTCAGCATAATCGTAATAGCTCTCGCCGTGTGCAGAATATGGGCTATACGCCAGACAATCGCCTCTGGATGCTCAATCGTGGCGGTCAAGTGCAATTTAGTGAAGTTGGCGAGTTTGATAAATGGGAAAAGAAACAAACTCCTAAAGATGGAGGCGGTTTTGGTCTGCTCGATCTTGCTTATCAAGATGGCAATAATGTCTGGATTTCTGGAGGTAGTTCGAGATTACTCCATAGCGAAGATGGTGGCAAAACTTGGAAGCGTGATGGGTCTGCCGCAAATGCGGGTGCAAACCTTTACAAACTTTACTTTTTCTCAAAAGATCGTGGTTTCGTAGTTGGACAAAATGGCACATTACTAGCCTATTCTCCAGACTAA
- a CDS encoding lysophospholipid acyltransferase family protein, with translation MENETTPTTTKDNEKAQGGNHLLYMMFKWLVVRPLLYLFYQERIYGAENVPLTGNLIVVSNHASDFDPLIVGSCMARPVAFMAKEELFEIPVLKQAIKAFGAYPVKRGAGDRAAIRSAIESINKGWATGIFLEGTRTLDGKITNPKLGAAMIASKTNAPFLPVSVWGTETILPKGAKFPKLFQPVTVRIGELIPAPESGDRATLEAYTQKCADAINALHALGR, from the coding sequence ATGGAAAACGAAACTACCCCTACAACTACCAAAGATAATGAAAAGGCTCAAGGCGGTAATCATCTTTTATATATGATGTTTAAGTGGCTAGTGGTGCGTCCACTGCTGTACTTGTTTTACCAAGAACGTATTTACGGCGCTGAAAATGTGCCACTCACAGGCAATCTCATCGTAGTTAGTAACCATGCCAGTGATTTTGATCCTTTGATCGTTGGTAGTTGTATGGCACGTCCTGTAGCTTTTATGGCAAAGGAAGAATTGTTTGAAATACCTGTGTTAAAGCAAGCGATTAAGGCTTTTGGGGCATACCCTGTGAAACGTGGGGCAGGCGATCGCGCGGCAATTAGATCGGCGATCGAGTCAATTAATAAGGGCTGGGCGACGGGTATTTTCTTGGAAGGGACACGTACCCTTGACGGCAAAATTACTAATCCTAAATTAGGAGCCGCCATGATTGCCTCAAAAACCAATGCACCTTTTTTACCTGTATCGGTGTGGGGGACAGAAACGATTTTACCGAAAGGAGCTAAATTTCCTAAATTATTTCAGCCTGTAACGGTGCGGATTGGGGAGTTGATTCCTGCTCCAGAGTCAGGCGATCGCGCTACCCTTGAGGCTTATACACAAAAATGCGCGGATGCAATTAATGCACTCCACGCATTAGGCAGATAA
- a CDS encoding BolA family protein — MDTITTIKNILAEKISASIVEIEDRSDLHKHHQGRMNSQVGSGHYDAIVVSESFAGKTMMQQHRMVYAALADQMQTTIHALALKTYTPEQWQQL, encoded by the coding sequence ATGGATACTATCACTACTATCAAAAATATTTTGGCAGAAAAAATCAGCGCTTCGATTGTAGAAATTGAAGATCGTAGTGATTTGCATAAACATCATCAGGGCAGAATGAATTCCCAAGTTGGCAGTGGTCATTATGATGCGATCGTTGTTTCAGAAAGTTTTGCAGGTAAAACCATGATGCAGCAACATCGCATGGTCTATGCTGCGCTCGCCGATCAAATGCAAACGACAATTCATGCCCTAGCCTTAAAAACCTATACTCCCGAACAATGGCAACAACTTTAA
- a CDS encoding dynamin family protein: MTLIDSFPQCQDLQSQVESILQLLQQESTLRSQQDGSIVQSSLRKAIAPTFEIVFAGAFSAGKSMLINALLERELLYSAEGHATGTECKIAYAKTGEERVVLTFLSEVEVREQIKTLSQLIGQNAPANINQLESLKQLQTLTLSVIEQEGGKSKSKRAKDADALNLLIEGFINNRDRISSIANATYSMEQFGFENLKKAADYARRGANSAVLKRVEYYCNHPLLQDGNVIIDTPGIDAPVKKDAALTFEKIENPDTSAVVFVLKTAATGELTSEETELSEKIQGNAGIRDRVFYVFNRIDETWTNDQLRDRLNYTISSQFRNSSKIYKTSGLLGFYGSQIRHTSIGDRFGLDSIFAESVKSVGGTEGTPQFVNEFNSYCLVSGKLDIDKFPIPYNVLQTSVKNEKYIRLLGELGTGLIEQLIKDSGIEEFRNAITHYLTNEKRPLLFADLADDLQPICIALRQFYLETWHKLESQPRDIEAIKLQELKKLGHDLKQIGDRLREHIAQELNDAVASNKNQGLEADYRRLKENMVRRLDELIGYFSVAEVHQRAQASHRRNSVVPVMGILAEGFYYLANELEDVLVENSQRIVENFFQNLIESIKKTEYYRELYRLLGNDGGIESRLEKLAITASDALVNEARTECDRYVRERPEFYAEETNSIYQLRQTLQQACRGYDYQSMIEAEPAIRQLLKLDFELKVKDTIIRTFRQSINQTLSTHLLASAEKQSDAILQQYDHARDYLAQTLEREAQVKLDKNRSLQVAVEKNIAIYNEAVSGINQCLEALDLSRKNLPIISESDLLIPIVISDVIDAESFVIDEASDSEV, from the coding sequence ATGACTTTGATTGATAGTTTTCCACAATGTCAAGATTTACAATCACAGGTTGAATCAATCTTGCAACTTTTGCAACAGGAATCAACCCTGAGATCGCAACAGGATGGCAGCATTGTGCAGTCATCTCTAAGGAAAGCGATCGCGCCGACATTTGAGATTGTGTTTGCGGGGGCATTTAGTGCGGGGAAATCGATGTTGATTAACGCGCTCTTAGAACGGGAATTACTTTATAGTGCTGAGGGACATGCCACGGGGACAGAATGTAAAATCGCCTATGCCAAAACTGGTGAAGAACGTGTGGTTTTAACTTTTTTAAGTGAAGTGGAAGTACGCGAACAAATTAAAACTCTATCGCAGTTAATTGGACAGAATGCACCAGCAAATATTAATCAACTGGAATCACTCAAACAGTTGCAGACCTTGACCTTATCTGTAATTGAACAGGAAGGGGGCAAGAGCAAGTCGAAACGGGCTAAAGATGCTGATGCCTTGAATCTATTGATCGAGGGGTTTATCAATAATCGCGATCGCATTAGTTCGATCGCTAATGCTACCTATTCCATGGAACAGTTTGGCTTTGAGAATCTCAAAAAAGCTGCTGACTATGCTAGACGAGGCGCTAATAGTGCAGTTTTAAAGCGTGTGGAATATTATTGCAATCATCCACTTTTGCAAGATGGCAATGTGATCATTGACACCCCCGGGATCGATGCACCTGTCAAGAAAGATGCCGCCTTGACCTTTGAGAAGATTGAAAATCCTGACACTTCCGCCGTGGTCTTTGTGCTGAAAACCGCAGCAACTGGAGAACTTACTTCCGAGGAAACGGAACTCAGTGAAAAGATTCAAGGTAATGCAGGTATTCGCGATCGCGTATTTTATGTCTTCAATCGCATTGATGAAACTTGGACTAACGATCAACTGCGTGATCGCCTGAACTATACAATTTCCAGTCAATTTCGCAATAGCTCAAAAATCTATAAAACTAGCGGCTTACTTGGATTCTATGGCAGTCAAATTCGACATACTAGTATTGGCGATCGCTTTGGTTTAGATTCCATTTTTGCCGAAAGTGTTAAATCAGTGGGTGGTACTGAAGGCACACCTCAGTTTGTGAATGAGTTCAATAGCTATTGCTTAGTTTCGGGTAAGCTGGATATTGACAAGTTCCCAATTCCTTATAATGTTTTGCAAACAAGTGTCAAAAATGAGAAGTATATTCGCTTGCTGGGGGAGTTAGGAACGGGTCTAATCGAGCAACTGATTAAGGATAGTGGAATTGAGGAATTTCGCAATGCGATTACTCACTATTTGACCAATGAGAAGCGCCCCCTATTATTTGCCGATCTTGCTGATGACTTACAGCCTATTTGTATTGCCCTGCGCCAGTTTTATCTAGAAACATGGCACAAGTTAGAGAGTCAGCCTCGCGATATTGAGGCAATTAAATTGCAGGAGTTGAAAAAGCTGGGTCACGACCTCAAGCAAATTGGCGATCGCTTGCGTGAACATATTGCTCAAGAGCTAAATGATGCAGTGGCAAGCAATAAAAATCAAGGTTTGGAGGCAGACTATCGCAGACTCAAAGAGAATATGGTGCGGCGTTTGGATGAGTTGATTGGTTATTTCTCCGTTGCTGAGGTACATCAACGCGCCCAAGCTAGTCACCGCCGTAATTCCGTTGTACCTGTGATGGGGATTTTGGCAGAGGGTTTCTACTACTTAGCCAATGAGTTAGAAGATGTGTTGGTGGAGAATTCACAAAGGATTGTGGAAAACTTCTTCCAGAATTTGATTGAGTCAATCAAGAAAACAGAATATTATCGCGAACTCTATCGCCTATTGGGCAATGATGGCGGTATTGAATCCCGTCTCGAAAAGCTAGCTATCACGGCATCTGATGCTTTGGTCAATGAGGCGCGGACAGAATGCGATCGCTATGTGCGTGAACGCCCAGAGTTTTACGCAGAAGAGACTAACTCCATCTATCAGTTACGTCAAACCTTGCAACAAGCCTGTCGTGGCTATGACTATCAAAGTATGATTGAGGCTGAGCCAGCAATTCGGCAGTTGTTAAAGCTTGATTTTGAACTGAAGGTTAAAGATACGATTATTCGTACTTTTCGTCAGTCAATCAATCAAACTTTGAGTACACATTTGCTAGCAAGTGCGGAGAAACAATCGGATGCAATTTTGCAACAATATGATCATGCGCGTGATTATTTGGCACAAACTTTGGAGAGGGAAGCCCAAGTTAAACTTGATAAAAATCGCAGTTTACAAGTTGCTGTAGAGAAAAATATTGCTATTTACAATGAAGCAGTTTCTGGCATTAATCAATGTTTAGAAGCATTAGATTTATCTCGAAAGAATCTGCCAATTATCAGCGAGTCAGACTTGCTAATCCCAATAGTTATCTCTGATGTAATTGATGCCGAGTCTTTTGTTATTGATGAAGCTAGTGACTCAGAAGTATAA
- a CDS encoding Uma2 family endonuclease, with translation MAIASEQHQNLEPARSLSTNHLSIEEFLTLPETKPASEYIDGQIYQKPMPQGQHSTFQAEIVTSINLIGKPQKLAFAFPELRCNFGDISIVPDIAVMRWANIPFLPNKRVANQILVPPDWIIEILSPDQSPLRVMNKISSAITNGSEIGWLISPAQDFIMVYEGDRFPEKMSGKDILPVLDILNWQVTVDDIFNLLCLG, from the coding sequence ATGGCGATCGCATCAGAGCAACATCAAAATTTAGAACCAGCTAGATCGTTAAGCACAAATCACTTATCAATCGAAGAGTTTTTGACTTTGCCAGAAACTAAGCCTGCTAGTGAATATATTGACGGTCAAATTTATCAGAAACCTATGCCACAGGGACAACATAGTACTTTTCAAGCAGAAATTGTTACCTCCATTAATCTGATTGGTAAACCTCAAAAACTTGCTTTTGCTTTTCCTGAGTTGCGCTGTAATTTTGGTGATATATCGATTGTTCCTGATATTGCGGTGATGCGTTGGGCGAATATACCGTTCTTACCCAATAAACGAGTTGCCAATCAAATTTTAGTTCCTCCTGATTGGATTATTGAGATTCTCTCACCAGATCAGTCGCCTTTGCGGGTAATGAACAAAATCAGTTCTGCTATTACCAATGGTTCTGAGATTGGTTGGCTGATTTCTCCAGCCCAAGATTTTATTATGGTTTATGAAGGCGATCGCTTTCCCGAAAAGATGAGTGGAAAGGATATTTTGCCAGTTTTGGATATTTTAAATTGGCAGGTAACAGTAGATGACATATTTAATTTGTTGTGTTTGGGATAG
- a CDS encoding HNH endonuclease, with product MAEKTPRISIPPEVRKYIFDRNNYRCQSCHKTDLTAKTLQVDHIIPLAQGGTNDFSNLQTLCAKCNRKKSAKIDPRFRRLYSD from the coding sequence ATGGCAGAAAAAACACCACGTATTAGCATCCCTCCCGAAGTTAGAAAATATATCTTCGATCGCAACAACTACCGATGCCAAAGCTGTCATAAAACTGACCTTACGGCGAAGACGCTCCAAGTCGATCACATTATTCCCCTAGCCCAAGGTGGAACTAATGACTTCAGTAACCTCCAAACCCTCTGTGCTAAATGTAACCGTAAGAAAAGCGCTAAAATTGATCCCCGTTTTCGTAGACTTTATAGTGACTAG
- a CDS encoding ribonuclease H-like domain-containing protein, whose amino-acid sequence MYKREFKLPSQYINNFYDGSIYDLVFLDLEWCRDFQKDGLVQKIFGYTLTRILEDSNEQYIKIQFIESSTQEKKIIQDILNDLHSLQGKYFIGYGLSTSDMFCLRKRIEALDFIPKIDSIRILDLQRTSQRNDLNQGLNNLFAYLGIPIFKRIKGYYVFRNGIKVLRKEKGYETILNEIYEYCLEDAENYFHIISNWQTQFPLVDRNKHQTINLKIDARSEQRINSVRRAALQRPS is encoded by the coding sequence ATGTATAAAAGGGAATTTAAGCTTCCAAGTCAATATATCAACAATTTCTACGATGGCTCAATCTATGATCTTGTATTTTTAGACTTAGAGTGGTGTCGTGATTTTCAGAAGGATGGACTAGTACAAAAGATTTTTGGATATACTCTTACTCGCATTTTAGAAGATAGTAATGAGCAGTACATTAAAATTCAATTTATTGAATCAAGTACGCAAGAAAAAAAGATCATTCAAGATATTTTAAATGACCTACATAGTTTACAGGGAAAGTATTTCATTGGTTATGGGCTATCAACCAGTGATATGTTTTGTCTGCGTAAAAGGATTGAGGCTCTAGACTTTATTCCTAAAATTGATAGTATTAGAATCCTTGATTTGCAAAGAACAAGTCAGCGTAATGATCTTAATCAAGGATTAAATAATCTCTTTGCTTATTTAGGAATTCCGATTTTTAAAAGAATTAAAGGATATTATGTTTTTCGGAATGGGATTAAAGTATTAAGAAAAGAGAAAGGCTATGAAACAATTCTTAATGAAATCTATGAATACTGTCTAGAGGATGCCGAAAATTATTTTCACATTATTAGTAACTGGCAAACTCAATTTCCTTTGGTCGATCGCAATAAGCATCAAACCATCAATCTCAAAATCGATGCTCGCTCAGAGCAACGCATCAACTCAGTTCGCAGAGCCGCTTTACAAAGACCTTCTTAA
- a CDS encoding NUDIX hydrolase, with amino-acid sequence MYNYEYPRPALTVDCIVFGLDAELDLKIMLIQRDIPPFQGQWAIPGGFVRMDETLEQAALRELQEETGIHDVYLEQLYTFGDLDRDPRDRIVTVAYYALINLVEQQIQASTDARDAYWFSLSQIPKLAFDHEQILEKAITRLRSKIRYEPIGFELLPKKFTLTQLQKLYETVLDRDLDKRNFRKKILSMDLLFDTGELEQGVSHRAAKLYQFDETKYLQIKQSGFNFEI; translated from the coding sequence ATGTATAATTATGAATATCCGCGACCTGCGCTCACTGTAGATTGCATTGTTTTTGGACTTGATGCAGAGCTAGATTTAAAAATAATGCTTATTCAGCGTGATATACCCCCTTTTCAAGGACAATGGGCTATCCCAGGGGGATTTGTGCGGATGGATGAGACTTTAGAGCAAGCAGCTTTGCGGGAATTACAAGAAGAAACAGGAATTCACGATGTGTATTTGGAGCAGCTATATACTTTTGGTGACTTGGATCGTGACCCCCGCGATCGCATTGTCACGGTTGCTTACTACGCTTTGATTAACTTAGTGGAACAACAAATTCAAGCATCAACTGATGCACGAGATGCCTACTGGTTTTCTCTTTCTCAAATTCCTAAATTAGCCTTTGACCATGAGCAGATTTTAGAAAAGGCGATCACTAGACTGCGTAGCAAAATTCGGTATGAACCAATTGGATTTGAATTATTACCTAAAAAATTCACCTTGACGCAGTTACAAAAACTTTATGAAACTGTTCTAGATCGTGACCTTGACAAACGCAACTTTCGCAAAAAAATACTCAGTATGGACTTATTATTCGATACTGGTGAGCTAGAGCAGGGTGTATCCCATCGGGCTGCGAAGTTATATCAATTTGATGAGACTAAATACCTACAAATCAAGCAGAGTGGCTTTAATTTTGAGATTTAA
- a CDS encoding protein phosphatase 2C domain-containing protein: MQEQVGILAEIREHQSLEISDLFGKDLAQQLANQFEYASGSIIGRNHVLTNKNNQDAYQISVNEKFIAAVVCDGCGSGKHSEVGAKLGSHMVIEAIANLLNLDPNQDSEISTSEFWDSVKIHLLQHLKEFVSLFNSNKSHGEMQFVNDYLLFTIVGTLITEHETVTFSIGDGAIAVNGKFTEIPPYADNAPPYLAYGLYKPDAVHFEIRNRLPTQELESLLISTDGIMDLVTVENIAQFWQESRYFQNPNAIRRKLALLNREEIKPNWQKRELTKRSGVLSDDTSLVVIRRDLAISD, encoded by the coding sequence ATGCAAGAACAAGTAGGTATTCTCGCTGAAATTCGTGAGCATCAATCGCTGGAAATTTCTGACTTATTTGGTAAAGATTTAGCACAACAATTAGCAAATCAATTTGAATATGCAAGTGGCTCTATCATCGGGCGGAATCATGTTCTGACGAACAAAAATAATCAGGATGCTTATCAAATTTCTGTAAACGAAAAATTTATTGCAGCAGTGGTGTGCGATGGTTGTGGTAGTGGCAAGCATAGTGAAGTTGGCGCAAAGCTTGGTTCCCATATGGTAATCGAGGCGATCGCTAATCTGCTGAATCTAGATCCAAATCAAGATTCAGAAATATCTACATCTGAGTTTTGGGATTCTGTAAAAATACATTTATTGCAGCATTTGAAAGAGTTTGTCTCACTTTTTAATAGTAATAAGAGCCATGGCGAAATGCAATTTGTGAATGATTACTTGTTATTTACAATTGTCGGTACGCTGATTACTGAACATGAAACTGTTACCTTCTCTATCGGCGATGGTGCGATCGCTGTAAACGGCAAATTTACAGAAATTCCACCCTATGCTGATAATGCGCCCCCCTATCTTGCCTATGGTCTGTATAAGCCAGATGCAGTTCATTTTGAAATACGTAATCGCTTACCCACCCAAGAGCTAGAATCACTTCTCATAAGTACCGATGGCATTATGGACTTAGTAACAGTCGAAAATATCGCTCAATTTTGGCAAGAATCCCGCTATTTTCAAAATCCCAACGCAATTAGAAGGAAATTAGCCCTGCTAAATCGAGAGGAGATCAAACCTAATTGGCAAAAGCGCGAGTTAACTAAGCGATCTGGCGTTTTATCAGATGATACGAGTTTAGTTGTGATAAGAAGGGATTTAGCGATTAGCGATTAG
- a CDS encoding ADP-ribosylglycohydrolase family protein, which yields MLGAIVGDIVGSIYEFNNHRSKDFPLFSGGCDFTDDTVLTVAVADCLMNQGSYVEYIKNYTRKYPNRGYGGRFAQWIRFESMEPYNSWGNGSAMRVSAVGFAFDDLEMVIQEAKRSAEVTHNHPEGIKGAQATALAIYMARQGQSKEQIKSAIAKSFSYDLDRTLDEIRPVYQFNESCQETVPEAVIAFLESTDFEDAIRNGISLGGDSDTLTCITGGIAEAFYGGVPQDIAEKALSYLPKAMREVVEKFRVRYNLC from the coding sequence ATGTTAGGCGCAATTGTCGGCGATATTGTCGGTTCCATTTATGAATTTAATAATCATCGCTCAAAAGACTTTCCTCTATTCAGTGGAGGATGTGATTTTACCGATGACACAGTGTTAACTGTAGCAGTTGCAGATTGCCTAATGAATCAAGGCAGTTATGTAGAATACATCAAAAACTATACTCGTAAATACCCCAATCGTGGCTATGGTGGACGCTTTGCTCAATGGATACGTTTTGAGAGTATGGAGCCATACAATAGCTGGGGTAATGGCTCAGCAATGCGAGTCAGTGCTGTGGGGTTTGCTTTTGATGATTTAGAAATGGTGATACAGGAAGCTAAGCGATCGGCTGAAGTCACGCATAATCATCCAGAAGGTATTAAGGGAGCGCAAGCAACGGCTCTTGCTATTTATATGGCGCGTCAAGGTCAGAGTAAAGAGCAAATAAAATCTGCGATCGCCAAATCATTTAGCTATGACTTAGATAGAACCTTAGACGAAATTCGTCCTGTTTATCAATTTAATGAATCTTGTCAAGAAACCGTTCCCGAAGCAGTTATTGCCTTCTTAGAATCAACAGATTTTGAAGATGCAATTCGCAATGGAATTTCCCTCGGTGGTGATAGCGATACGCTGACCTGTATTACAGGCGGCATAGCCGAAGCCTTTTATGGTGGTGTTCCTCAAGATATTGCTGAAAAGGCTTTAAGTTATTTACCCAAAGCAATGCGTGAAGTGGTTGAAAAATTTAGAGTGAGGTATAACTTATGTTAG
- a CDS encoding ADP-ribosylglycohydrolase family protein, which translates to MLGAIAGDIIGSIYEVIPMKRKDFKLFSLGSHFSDDTVLTYAVAKSILTGTSYASNFKKCFWRYPLAGFGQRFTCWAMSNQKEGYNSWGNGAAMRVSPIAWAYNDLETVLKEAERCTVTTHNHPEGIKGAQATAAAIFLARNNKTKAEIRDYIEQNFNYDLRRTLDEIRPKYKFEVSCQKSVPEAIIAFLESTDFEDAIRNAVSLGGDSDTIAAITGSIAEALYGGVPEAIAKPIWKKLDRRIRHTVTEFREVYQLP; encoded by the coding sequence ATGTTAGGCGCGATCGCTGGCGATATTATCGGCTCGATTTACGAAGTCATTCCGATGAAGCGGAAAGATTTTAAACTGTTCTCCTTAGGTAGTCATTTTAGCGATGATACTGTGCTTACCTATGCTGTAGCTAAATCAATTCTCACGGGGACTAGCTATGCAAGCAACTTCAAAAAATGCTTTTGGCGCTATCCCTTAGCAGGTTTTGGGCAAAGGTTTACTTGCTGGGCAATGAGCAATCAGAAGGAAGGTTATAACAGTTGGGGTAACGGTGCGGCGATGAGAGTCAGCCCGATCGCATGGGCATACAATGATCTTGAGACTGTTTTGAAAGAAGCAGAACGTTGCACGGTAACTACTCATAATCATCCTGAAGGAATCAAAGGCGCACAAGCAACAGCAGCAGCAATTTTTTTAGCTCGTAATAATAAAACCAAGGCAGAAATTCGCGACTATATCGAACAGAATTTTAACTATGATTTGCGACGCACTCTAGATGAAATTCGCCCCAAATATAAGTTTGAAGTCTCCTGTCAAAAAAGTGTTCCTGAAGCAATCATTGCTTTTTTAGAATCAACGGATTTTGAAGACGCGATTCGTAATGCGGTATCTCTCGGTGGTGATAGCGACACGATCGCCGCAATTACAGGCAGCATCGCTGAAGCCTTATATGGTGGTGTTCCTGAAGCGATCGCTAAACCAATATGGAAAAAGTTAGATCGGCGTATTCGTCATACGGTGACTGAGTTTAGAGAAGTTTATCAATTGCCTTAA